Genomic segment of Danio aesculapii chromosome 25, fDanAes4.1, whole genome shotgun sequence:
acatgactttaaagggactgtttcatatgtgtttattaatcacacagtttattaaagacgcaaacccctcactgcaccacagctgcacctttagcaaacctcctaattcctgcagcacgggGATTTTaggattgtttatgagcgtcaaaagtggctgatttgTTCGGCTAAATATtagactgcgtgtcactgcatcccaaaccatTAAAactgatataactaaagaaatccccactgtgctgagcgagagagcttactgaacagtgcatcatcgatgatggAAGTGGGCTCAGGCCTGAATCCAATGTGAGTGCGAGACGtcaggggagacgggaggggggacaagcgtgcttggCCCTGTTCTAGgccactgtacatagtgtgagtacaccctaactGTCCAAATAGTAGAAAGAAATGAAAATGGACTGATAATACCACAGTGAAAATTCTCTCTATTGTGAAGAAAACCAAGCATTTTAGTTCCTATTGACTTGCATGATGTGGAGCAAAAACACAACTGAAGCTGTTTGGTCACCAACATTCATCAATATAGACTGAACTTTAGTTTTTGGATAGATCTCTGCATTCCTCCTAACACCGCTGTGTTTACTCTCAGGATACCCAACCTACAAAGAAAAAGTGAAGAAGCGTCCTGGCGGGCGTCCCGAGGTCATCTACAACTACGTCCAACGGCCCTTCATCCGCATGTCCTGGGAGAAAGAGGAGGGCAAAAGCAGACACGTGGACTTTCAGTGTGTGAAGAGCAAATCAATCACAAACCTGGCTGCAGCGGCGGCAGACATTCCTCAGGACCAGCTAGTGGTGTTGCATCCTGGGCCACAGGTGGACGAACTCGACATCCTCCCAAACCACCCACAGCCCAGCCAACATTATGAGCCTGATCCTGACGCCTCGTCCCCGGCCATctgaccctcacacacacacaaacacactccacTGGTCCCGCTGCCAAGACCGCATTGCCTTTCTAGTCTCTCCCGCCTTACACGAGTCTTCAAGACAAGCACTGCGGCAGCACACCACCTCCAGACACTCTTTCCTGGACAGAACTCAGCCAAAGCAGGTTTTGATTTATTTGAGGAGATCCTCAATGTTGATAATCACTCCTCACATTCATTATTTAAGAGGTTGCTGTGGAAGCAAAGCCATGGACTGGgggaaaaatgtcttacagtacatttacaaaatcacaattttgagttgtaaaatataatttcaaGAAACAAAAGTCAGAAATAACCAGCAACTGCAAGACAAGTCAGCTGTGAAAAAGATGCAATTATCATTAttcagtcaaataaataataaaactattgcAAGATGTCAACATCTGGAGAGAAAAAGACGTCAAAATTGCCAAAACGAAACTCTAATTGGGTTTCAGTCATAGTTTTAACTCCTTGAATTGCACTTGCAAAATTGCAAGAAATGCAATAAACAGAGTTTTTAACTTGCAACTGttagaaaaaaaagtataattagaGAAACATGCAGTTATGAGACTTGCAACATGATGTTGACATGAAAAAAAGGAAAGTTCTAAGTGCCAGATATAAGCTTCATAGTTTGCAGTCGTATAAATAGAATGGTAAATGTGATGTATAGAGCTTCTTGTCCAGCTTGTGACCCACTTTAAATTGTGTCTCACTCAGGCAGAGATCATTGAACAGGGCAAAacacaacacagggagaataaaTGACATGAAACGCAGAGGCTGTCGACTCATCAATATACACAGCAACCATGCATAAGGTCAGTCACTAATGTCAAGTGTATCAGCTGCCTTGAGCCTCACATAtttggcaaaaaataaacaacaactgcaaCATGATGTAAACGATGAGCTTTTAACTTGCATTTGGGAGGAGGGgggttatgatgatgatgatgatatgaaaagtaatttattaatttttatgtgATTTAAAGTCACATTGCGAGGTTTAAACGATGGGGTTCAAACAATTGTGATTTAAAAGAAAGGATCTTTTTTTCTATTTGATATTCCGTGGTGGACACCTGCTTCCATAGATTGTCCTATATTTGTGGTGCTGTTTTGCTACTGCTGTTTCACTTTGCAATAAAAAAGGAGCACAATCCACTGAACAACACTGCTCAAGAACTACGTCCTGTAATGAAGCAGGTTGTAGCATTCGTTGTAGGTTTAGTGTGGTGCAGACGGTGAAGTGGAGCCTCACTGTGATGCATGAAAGAGTACTGAAGTGATGTCACGTTTGTATTGTACCGTACTGTTCATTCTACTGTCGTTTGTAGCTGCAGTGCAGCGAGAGAGAGACGTTCGTCTACTGCACCGATtgacaaatgttattttaataaagcattgttGGATCAATTAGACTCCTTTCTGATCATAGAAATGAGTGTTTATAGGCCATACATCTATCAACTGTTCATACAATactataaaaatacttaaataaaaataaatgctgaatCCTGTAGTCTTCTATTCTGAATGGGTCACTGTGATCGTCACTTCATATTTAATTGACTTTTAGGTGGAGTCCATTAATATCCACAATGGATGAGACAATTCTAAAGTAAAGAGAGGATTTGGACAGAAATATACACgcaaatacaatgtacttaatgttcATATACACATACTGAGGgcaacatggtggcacagtggttagcactgtcgcctaacagcaagaagttcgctggttcgagcccaggctgggtcagttggcatttctgtgtggagttaacatgggtttcctccacagtccaaagatatgcactataggtgaattgaataagccaaattggctgttgtgtctgtgtgtgaatgcaagagtgtatgggtgtttcccagtgctgagttgcagctagaagggcatccactgtgtaaaacacatgctggataagttggcagttcattctgttgtggtgacccctgactatTAAagtgactaaactgaaaagaaactgaatgcacatactgtaaatataactGTACATGTataaatgtgcacacacacacacacaccgtcatTGCTCTATAAAGACTCACCCTTAAGATAAATTCCACCACATTTCAGTGATGTCCTGCTGATGAAACAGTTGACATCGTGATCATTGTTTGTGTTTGACCTACAATAGAGTATTGTATATAGAGTTATAATGAAGCTCAATTGTCAAGCCATCGTCTCTTTTCCCTGACAACACACTTCATTTCCTCTGGATTTTACCACTGGATGGCAACATAGAACAAAAATATCACAGCAGTGAACCAATCAAAAGCCAGAAAAGAGagcgagagggagagagaggctTGAGGAGAAGCCTCCTCCAATATTCCAGAACGCATCAATTTTCTCAGATCTATTTTTATCGAGATGCAAATAAAGACTCATATTTACAGTTGACTGACGAGCTTAAGAAACGCAACGCTGAAGACATTgttcttattttatttgaaaaatatccACTGCTGATACGTTTACACTTTTaccatatatatttttgcataaagAAATCTTACATAATAGAATTACAATATTAGTTACAATCTGCATATAGAATATTTGAACATCAACAACTGtttgtagtgtaaaaacattaaaacacaatgtatatttatatatgtatagaaATAGAGCGCTGTTTGCTGATGGGCACCACAGGAATAATCCGTCTCGACATCTCCATTCGGCAGGACATGTGCAGTTGGCTCCCGTTTGCCTTGCCATGATCTCCATGATCCGTGGCTTCACAAAGGCCAGGGCAGGTCACTGAAGTCCACGGGGCCCCCGAGGCCTGCGTCTGCCTCCAGGAGACTCATGATGACGGCCATCGCTGCTTCATCATTACTGGGGCTGCTGGATCCAGGCTCCTCCATGATGTCGATGCTCAGATGAGAGTTGTCACCTGCAGGCCGACAAGCTTTAGTGCACTTGCTAGAGAACATGGCGCAATATGTGGAAGAATAAAAGCCAGATGGCTCAGCGTGCAGCCAGAGAAGATACATCTGCTGCTGGTTTCAGAGTGAAGAGCCTCTTTTATGTTTTGATGCGTTGGCTGGAGAACGTAAGCGTACTGTCACACGGCCATTTAAACTTCTAAAACATaaccatccatcagtccatccatccatctgtctaatGCGAAGCTTAAAAGTGACCTGACATCATATAAATAAGCTAGCAACATGGTAAATCTTGCTAACATCTTATAAATGATAGCATTCTAGCAACTTGCTAAGATACGCTAGCGAGAAGATACCATTTTAAACATGATAGCATGCTACAAATGTTAAAACGTGATAGCAAAGTCCTGACAATATGCTAAATCATACCAGTAATGTGGTAAGATACCCGAAACATGATATTCTTACACAGACATGAAAGCAATGTTCTGAAACATGGTAGTCATGTATTATTAGCCACATGCTTGCAACATGCTATTATGTTGAATTACATCATGTGCTCAACATTCCAGCACAGTAACATTTTGAGACAAGTTAGTGTTAAAACATGGTAGCAACACATTAGCATGTTAAAAAGCTATCGATCTTCAAACATGCTAAGAACATGTTGAAATGTAATACATCTAGCAACATGTAATGTTAAATAACCCTGTAAACATGGTaacaacatgctagcaatgttctAAACGTGATAATCTAACACCACAGCACATTGCTATCATGTTTCAGAATATTGCTTGCATGTCTATTATGTTGCATTATGTTTAACTTTAAAACAAGCTGGATCAAACTAGCTGTGAAATGTTAACATGGTAACGTGCTAACATGATGATACAAGCTAACAATGTGCTGGAGCACGCTAGCaacacattaacattttaaaaatgtaatattcttAGAACATGCGCTGAAACCTGTTAGCAATGTGCTACAGCATGCTAACATTGTGTGCTGTTGAAATGCTGCATGTTTAAATAAGACATGCAAGGAACATGCCTAAATATGCAATTTGTTGTTAACATGATGTAACAGTAACATGCTATAAACGTGTTTAAAAAAACAGGGCATGCTAACAATCTGCTTTTAATTTGACAAAACCTGCCAATATGATGGTAACACGTTAAAACATCACATTCTGAACGACATGCTAACAAAATGCAAAAGCACTAATGCtagaaacattttaaagcatGCTATTACTATGGTACAACAtgctaataatataaacattttaacatgCGTGACGTGTCAACATTCACATTTTAGATGCTAGCAACATTTTAAAGCTTACTATTAGCATGTCAAAACATGCTTTAACAAGCTAATAAACATCCTAACAATGTTGAAACATGTTTGCAACATGCTACTAACATACTAGCACTGCACTAAAACAAAGAAACCATCTTGCAACACTTGCACAACCAGCAAGCAATGCTTTTCAAGCCCATCTTTATCTGTCGGACTAAAATCTGTCATTTCAAGCTTGTAAAACTTCAAGGTTTTAAGACTTTCAAAGCTGGTCTTGATCTTCATCTTGTTGATGATAGAGTGTGTCAGAGACTTAAAACCAGTTGCATCATTTACTGTCAGCTGTTCAGAGCATCTATGAACATTCATGACCAAATGAAAACTCTTCACTTTGAAACCAGCAGCGTTTATTTATCTGCCAGAAATCTGTCAAAATATGAGCCTGACCTCGTACTTTTTGAAGAGAAAACTTTAAATGGAATCGTTAGATATAATGTTAGTTATTTCTATATCATGTGAAGATATTCGAGTTACATTTTCCTGTACAGCTTTATGAAGAGTATTCTGCACAAATCTATGATCAATTTGGAGATCTAGTTCACAGAAGCTTGTCTGAAGCTTCACATATCATTTCACAAGTATGGTTGACACCTAAATGTGCTTAAAACTAAAATGACCCGAGCATGAAAATGTTCAAGACAAGGTCATAATGCTTctcttatttttcttttctaacACATTTTTGTCAAATCAGACCCAAAAGTGTTATGAGGGTTAATATAGACATTTAATAAACATAATGAATTGGTGGAAATCTGTGTGAAGTACCTAAGAAAACTCAAGTGGAGATACaccaccggtcaaaagtttggggtcagtaggattttttaaagttttaaaataagctgcatttatttcatcaaaaatacagtacaaagtgtacaattgtgaaatgttattgcactatagaataactgtttaaaagtagtttattatttaagttattcatttattccagtgactttaatgatgaattttctgcttcattattctagtcttcagagtcacatgatccttcagaaatcactctaatattaattattattaattagtaatagtaataaaagcattaatgactggagtaatcatttcatttgaaactacatacaataagaaagcagttatttaacattttaagaaatattttacttttttttatatatatatttttatatttttttacattttttttttacacaaaacacaattttttttcaaacacaataaaaaaaaaaaaaaaaaaaaaaaaaaaaacatgaaaaaaaaaaaagacttttgacccaactgaccccaaacttctgaCCAGTAGAGTGGATTTCTGTAAAACTTTATTCACTTTGGTAAAGAGTAAACTGAAATATGAAAATcctgatttttttctctttctctcctaAATCTCcccaattaaaatatatttgtttgatcagtttagtttattcatcaGGTAAAATGCCTTctattttataatcatataaattCATTTTTAGAATTTTATGAACCCCagctaaacaaataaaaaagtagctGAAGCGAGATTAACTGACAGTACTCACTCattaatgaattatttgaatAGGGGTATCCTATTGAATCAGGCCCAGACACAATTCCTGCTGAAGGTAGATCTGGAGTTCCACCATTCTGAATCTACAACAAGAACCAGATTAATATAACAGAATGCATCTTCATAATTTGAAGCGTAGAGCAAAGCCGCCATGCAGGAGGCCGGTCTGACCTTCTTTCCCCCAGGAGAGCAGGTGTCCGGCGGGGGCGTGGCAGTGATGTTTAAAGGACTGGAGCCACAGCTGGAAGGGGAGGAGCCTCTGATTCTGGGGGAGAATCAGAACAAAATCACGATCCTTGTTATTggtgtgtttatttttaacattacacACGCTTCTTAGGGCTAAATTCATGGTGACAATTAGAGTTTGTCAAATACAAAAGTATAGCTTAATAAAATGTTGaagatctttctttttttttctacaaactaataaaatatccatttaatatttaataataaatcttttgGAGAAAGCTTGTGTGTGTAATCTGTGTGtaagttttgaatgttttatcTGGCATCTAGAATAAATAAACCTGACAATTATGAAAGAAAAATGTACGTTTCGCTCCAACATCAGAATTTATTTGTTGTGATTTCTTATTTAAGCACTGATCCAATTCTGACTGCCATTTATTTTTGATGGACAATCTGTGAGAAGAATCCAGCATTTAACTGCCTTTAGACAATGGTAGTACTGTACGCTTTGCTCATTACCAGACCATTCCTGAATTTCCAGGAACCCAAAAGAAAAATTCTGTTAAAATCCGTGGACTGCAAAAACGATACCTCCAGTAGAATTTCCACAATTGCTGGAGGAtctgtttttatatacatttcaatGGTTGAATGTATGATTTTGAGTCAGTTTCATTCAATCAACGGGGACTTTGATTATAattaaatggacaaaaaaaaaaacgtttactaTCCTGCATTCTGAAATTACTCCTCACAGCAAACGTGAACAATCTGTAGCAGCAATTTTGCACCCAGCaagtctcaataataaaaccaggaagaaaaaaacagttATGACATTTCCCTGCGGCCATTTTAAATTGTCACATGGATTGCATCATCAGATTctgcgctcctattggttcttggattgactctcatcgcagctgttgtcacactgcagaaaagtgtctgaaatcttttgACACTGCCTGAACTTCatcagaggaaaaatctgatcgcaacaggcactaagcggctgtctgtgaacatgtcaaaccaacgatcaaagatcacagattttagcccaggatttcaggaatcttttaggatttcccaaatttgtctcagatgacagaatcatggctgaaatctcacagtagtGCAGAGAACagcgtcaaacagccgtgtgtgtataaaatatcctgtcacaaaacacagtgaaaagtcctacaagacagtaatagtttgattgggtgtttacatgtgtgtattgcacttcaataatgcgaaaATAgccatactccacgtcttaaatcagtttctgtttagttcgataaTGACCTTAGTCAGATTAAAttcatcaaaaatcgctgtttacatggtagactcttaatcagagtgttgtcttaattggattaaaatgattagtccatgtaaacatactcaatgttgaACTGGGAGAAGAATAAAGTAAACgttctagtaacataaacagtgtgtatctgatgtgaatAACACATCATCAGATGTAAACGTATGCCTTAAAGAGTTAAGTTTAAGAGTGAACTGTAGTTTGGCTGCATGTACCTCTGGATCTCCATCACTTCCTCTGCGATCATCCGTCCAATCTTTCCTGCCCCAGCTCTCGTTCCTCCAGGAATACCAGGAACAATCTGAAGAGGCCGTTTCCCTCCGCCTGTTGAAAACATACGGTGgttaaagaaagagaaagagctgGAGGAGACAGTGCTGCTGAAGTGCTGGAAACCGATCTCACCATCTCCTGATGTTAAAACACTGTCCATGCTCTGAGGAGACGAGGCTGTCTGAGAATAACTAGGATCTGCTCCTTCAAGCATACTGCCCCTGAAAACAACACCACTGTTTATTATAACAGACAATATTACATCAGTCAATATGAAAAAAACATGTTGCGATCCATTTATGTGAGAAATGGGACATTTGATGAAGGATTCATTCGCAAAAAAATATTTGGCGAGACTTCAGATGTATGAACTCATAATAAAATAGCAcattataatatttcattttataactGAAAGTATTATAATATTGTAACATTGTAGTGGTAAATATAAgactattatttgtttattatagatttacagatgactttttttttttaagatttatttttggccattttgcctttattagataggacaggaagcgaagttggagagagagagagagagagagagaggggggggtagagtagggaaatgtcctcgagccgggattcgaactcgtgacgccctgacgtgctactgcaccatgtcaacgcgctaaccactaggctattgcgccaactttacagatgattttatttatagatgattattgattatagattatattattgattatagATTATACATTTAAGGAAATAAGGTACtaattgttaaaacaaaaataactaatatgcgataaaaaatatttgagtaaatgttcatttcatTGAATTTGAAATAGTACTATGCAATAATATCGTAATATTTTAGGTAGTGCTGGGGaaaattaattgcaattaaattgcattcaaaataagtttgttttgacaatgtgtgtgtttattgtgtttgtaatacacacaagcatacatatatttgagaatatttatttatatatatgatgcaaattatttaaaaatataaatatctatgtaacaaaattgtgTGTGCATCACATATAcatcatacaaatatatataatacatgtatatattatgtctaaacaaacttttattttggatgcgatgcaaacatgattaatctttgcccagcactaattttaGCATATATAACACTTGTATAATTGTGTTTAATAGTGAAAGTAACTTAAACTATTTTTCTAAACTGTCACTTCCAGAAATGTTTTAAAGTCTCACTAAGCtacatttaaactaaagtgtGAGCATGTTTATTCTGTGACCTCAGATGCATCGGTTATTCattaaaacacacaacacaacagcaCGGTCATTTATAAAGGAAGTAAATATGCCCAGGTTTTTTTCCAGAGCTCTTAAAAGTCATGATGCCATTAAATCATGACGAACGTCAAAAGGGCATTTCCTCTGCCCGATTCAGAGACTTGAACACTTCTGGCCAGAAAAGCTTGTTATTCAAACAACTGTAATGTGAAGAGACACTTACGAAACCACAGTGTTTGTAGAGACTATATATTCCACCTCTTTGGTCCAGGGGTTCATGAAGCTGAACCAGCGGCTCCTCAGAGTGATGAACGAACCGTCTTTAATCTTGAATTTGTAACAGTTTGTACTAATCTTTTCTCGCATCTGTAGCACTGAAGTAAACAGAAAAGGTGAACATTACAAATGTGATActgatgaacgaatgaatgaatgaacaaagcaTTTTATATGCAAAAAGAGATGAAAACTACCTCATCATTTAACCTCCCTcatgtgattttaaacctttaggagtttctttcttctgtttaacacaagaggatattttgaagaatgctggttactGCCACCCATCAACTTAAAAGAAGGAAAAATTGACGATAGAACTCAATGAGTGCCAGCTCCCGGCATTTTTCTAAATACCTTTTTTTGGGCAactaacagaagaaagaaactcaaatatgttttGAACAAGTTAAAGGAAGAGTGTACAGAACTAAAGGAATGATGACAGGAAGGaactgtcatttttgggtgaactatccctttaaggcaagacactgcaggtgaacagaattttaaaaaatactttgtcAAGACCACAATTCCTTAGTAGATTGATAACAATAAGAGTTTACAGCTTTTTTGcattatttgtgatttttttaaatcaaatatgcATCAATATCACATTCTTGTTAAATTTTCTATACATTTAAATCACTCCATAGGAAAAAATTATTTTCACAACATTTTCTATAATAAAATCgatataatcaggcaaattatgaATGAAGATATAGATCTCTCTAAAaaccaaaactgaaaacaaaccACCTCAAAAACAAAAATCCCCAAATCTCCAGTGTTTTTTGTTCCTCTGCAGCCTGTTGCCTTAAATTTACAATAGGTATGACTAAGGTAAACAAAACAGATACCTTGTCTGTGACACTCTGCAAGGTGACCGATATCATCCTGATGAAAATACTCATAAAACGACGTTCCTAAAAGCTCCTGTGGTAAGTACGCCAAGATGGCTGTCGCCCTAAACGGAAACAATGAATTGTGGTGATGAACTAATGCAGTAAATGAGATGCTAATTCACTGGCATGAACTGAAATCAATACTCGCAGACCCTTGAGGTTTCTCTCGCAATTCAAATCTCATTTTAGTGAGTAATCAAATCAGCTCAGACATTATTAGTGGAAGAGACTTCCTAAGCTGCTGCTCACCTCTGGTCTACGAACACAAACTTTCCGTCGATGGCGTGGCGTGAGACGTATTCAGTGGGTTTGACACGGATGTCGCCGTTCATCGGCTGAGGGACGATATGTGGATGCAGGCGACCGATGGCCACTAAACAGCTGAGGTTGCAGCCCTCATTATCGGGTTCGTTGTCCTCGTCTAAGCCCATCTTGGTGGGCGGCCAGCTTTTCAGATACCCTGTGCTGTGGATAGTGCAAAAGCTCTTACGGTCTGCTGGAAAGAGAGAGGAGGACAGATTTAGGGGCTATTCACatcatttttgtgtgtgaaatatcCTTAATTCCAAATAAGGTGTGAAAAATTTAGCTGATGCCAAGTCTTTTGGGGAAACACTCTGTGGACTGACGAAACATAAGTTGAACTTTTTGGCAGGTGTGTGTCCTATTATGTGAGgtgtaaaaataacaacatttcagAAAATGAACACCAAACCAAGAGTAAAATGTGGTGGTGTTAGTGAGCTAGTCTAGGTCTGGAGGACTTGTTAAGATAAATGGAACCATGAATTTTGttgtgtaagaaaaaaaaactgaaggtgAATCTCTGGCCATATATTATTGACCTCAAGCTGAATTGAACatgggttctgcagcaggacaatgatccaaggCACACCAGCTAATCGACTTCTGAATggctaaagaaataaaaaagactttggagtggcctagttaaagtcctgacctgaatccaattgagaagCTGTGGCATGAGcttaaaaaggcagttcatgctCAAACTCCTGCATAGTGTTGTAACAGGCTGACTGCAAGTTATTGAAAATGATTGATTGCTGTTGTTGCGGTTAAGGGTGGCCCGACCAGTTATTAGGTTTTGGGGGCAAACACTTGTTTACTAAGGGCTCTgtagttttagttttggattttgttttcccttaaaatccctcatttaaaactacattatGTGTTTACTTTTGTTATCTTTGACTTATATTTACATTTGCTTGATGATCTAAAACAAAGTGTAATCAAACCacatggctttttatttgattaGCCTTTAAACTCACAAACTAGCGATACCTTTCTTTTTAGAGCAATTAGAAGGGAAGTCTTTGTCCTCCATCTTGACA
This window contains:
- the bmal1a gene encoding basic helix-loop-helix ARNT like 1a, coding for MADQRMDISSTMNEFMSQSSADLISSSIGTTGMDYTRKRKGSTTEYQIDGFSFDDSMDTDKDKTLGRDEQQGRIKNAREAHSQIEKRRRDKMNSFIDELASLVPTCNAMSRKLDKLTVLRMAVQHMKTLRGATNPYTEANYKPAFLSDDELKHLILRAADGFLFVVGCDRGKILFVSESVYKILNYTQNDLIGQSLFDYLHPKDIAKVKEQLSSSDTAPRERLIDAKTGLPVKTDITPGPSRLCSGARRSFFCRMKCNRPSVKMEDKDFPSNCSKKKADRKSFCTIHSTGYLKSWPPTKMGLDEDNEPDNEGCNLSCLVAIGRLHPHIVPQPMNGDIRVKPTEYVSRHAIDGKFVFVDQRATAILAYLPQELLGTSFYEYFHQDDIGHLAECHRQVLQMREKISTNCYKFKIKDGSFITLRSRWFSFMNPWTKEVEYIVSTNTVVSGSMLEGADPSYSQTASSPQSMDSVLTSGDGGGKRPLQIVPGIPGGTRAGAGKIGRMIAEEVMEIQRIRGSSPSSCGSSPLNITATPPPDTCSPGGKKIQNGGTPDLPSAGIVSGPDSIGYPYSNNSLMSDNSHLSIDIMEEPGSSSPSNDEAAMAVIMSLLEADAGLGGPVDFSDLPWPL